GCAAAGAAAAAAGCCTGTTTTCTGATGAAACCTTATTCTATCCGTATTGCGATTGTGAAGATCGTTCCGTTTTATTCTCATATCTGATTCGCACTCTTTTAAACCTGGAAGTTATCGGACTCGATTATCCCGGGCATGTGGCAACAGCTGTGAAAGTAAATACTAATTTTAAGGGTGATAATGTCATCTATAAAAACGAAAAATATATTATCTGTGATCCGACTTTCATCAATGCAAATTTGGGAAAAAGTATGCCTAAATTTAAAAATGTTAAGCCGGAAATTATTGTTATGGGATGATTTAGAAATTTTATAAGCTTGCCATCCTGCAGTTGCAGGATTGGCAAGTTATTTATAAATACACGGAGAACAAATGAAATATATAATCTTTGATGATGAAAAACACAAGAATTTTTATCCATTAACTTGCACCCGTTCAACCGGAGATTTAAGAGTTGGAATTCTAAAATTGCGTCAAAGGATCAAAGCTTTTTTTCGTTTTGAAGAATATAATTTGATAATTTCCGAAAAGCTGGAGAAAATCTATAAAGAAAGACATCCGGATTGGCAGATCAATTCCATTTCTAAAGGAGAAACTCTTTTCATTAACAGTCGTTTGAAAGTTGATGAAAAGATGGTAAAAAAGATTGAGGAACTTTCTTTAAATACTTGTTTAGTTAAAGACAATGATATTTTAGCTGCAAAATTGAGAACAGATCAAAAGAGAGTCTCAACTGAAAATATATCCGGATTTTTCAGTAATTTAGAAACAATCCAAATTGAAGATGGATTTTTATGGAATCATACTTGGGAATTAATTTCCGAAAACTCAAAATATATAAAGCAGGATTTTAAGGATTTCTTTTATGAAAAAGATAATTTTTTTGAAACAGAAATGGGAGTAACAATTCTAAATCCGTATGATGTCTGGATCGGAGAAAAAGTTGAGCTTAAACCGGGAGTAGTAATCGATGCTTCCGAAGGACCTGTGATTCTGGATGAAGGTGCGAAAGTAATGGCTAATGCAGTTATTATCGGACCTGCTTATATCGGGAAAAAAAGTGTGATCAAAGTGGGAGCAAAAATATATGAAGGGACTTCCATTGGTCCGGTTTGTAAAGTTGGAGGAGAAGTTGAAGAAACGATTTTTCAAGCATATTCCAATAAACAGCATGATGGATTTCTCGGTCACAGTTATTTAGGAGAATGGATAAATTTGGGAGCAGACACAAATAACAGTGATCTTAAGAACAATTATAAAAATGTAAAGACATATTTTTATCCTGACAGAAAAAAGATCGATTCCGGAACTCAATTTTTGGGAACGATCATCGGAGATCATGCCAAAACCGGTATAAATTCCACCATTAATACCGGAACAGTTATCGGGATCGGATGTAATCTTTTTGGCAGAGACCTGATCTCGGATTTCATTCCGTCATTTAGTTGGGGAGACGGTTCAAATCTAATTAAATACAGGATCGATAAGTTTCTCGAAACTGCTGAACTGGTCAAAAAACGAAGAAAACTATCCCTTTCGGAAGCTGAAAAAAATCTTTACAATAATATTGGATAAAAAGAACTGGACTTTACAAAACTTGCCAAATTTCTAAAAATTTGGCAAGTTTATATTTAGCAAGTATAATTATAGATTGGCGGATAAATGCAGGAATTCATAGAAGTAGTTTTTCGATCAAAAAGAATAGGTTATTTTTATAATCCGAAAAATCTGGAACTTGCACCTGATACGGATGTTGTGGTGAAGGTTGAAAGAGGTGAGGATATAGGAAAAGTTATAAATTGTTCGATCTTCAGCGAAGAACTGGAAAATAAATTTAATAAAAATGAGATCGGAAAAGTTTTCAGAATAGCTACGGAAGAAGATTATAAACAATTAGACAGAGTTTATAAAAAGGAAAAGGAAGTAACCGAGAAATTTCAGAAACTGATGGACAAGTATCCTTTTGAAATGAAACATCAGGATACATATTACCAGTTGGATGGGAATAAACTGACTTTCTTCTTTTCAGCAGACGGAAGAGTAGATTTTAGAGATTTTGTACGGGAACTGGCAACAGAATTCAAAACGAGAATTGAACTGCATCAGACTACTGGCAGGGAAGATGCAAAAAGGTATGGCGGACTCGGGATTTGCGGAAGACCATTTTGTTGTGTGTCCTGGTTAAAAAAATTCAACCAGGTTTCTATCCAGATGGCAAAAGACCAGAATTTGTTAAGCAATCTTTCAAAAATATCCGGCTCTTGCGGAAGGCTCTTGTGTTGTCTCCAATATGAAGAAGATTTTTATCTTGAAAGAGCAACTCAATTTCCTAAGATCAATAGCAGGATAATTCTTAATGGTGAGACCAGAATAGTTTTAAAAAATGACTATTATAACAACAAAATTTACCTTTCATCGGAAGATAAACAAACGACTATTATTTCTCTTGCTGAATATAAATCTTTAAAAAAAGTAAAAAAAGGTTCGTAGAAAATTTATAATCGATTACATCGGAGTATGAAACCGCATATCTTTGAATTACTTCCACGAGAATTAGAGAATTATTTTCTTTCCAAAAAGGAAAAAAAGTATAGAGCGAAACAAACTTGTGATTGGATATATAAAAAACAGGAAATTGATTTTCATAAAATGAGCACGATTTCTGCTGACCTAAAGGACAGATTAATTAACGATTTTGATTGTTACCTTCCGAAAATCATTAAGAAAAATATTGCTCAAGATGGAACAAGCAAATATCTGCTCGAACTTCGAGATTCAAATAAAATAGAGATGGTGCTGATCCCATTCAAAGAAAAAAATACACTTTGTGTTTCAACCCAGGTTGGATGCAAATGGGATTGCAGTTTTTGCGCAACCGGTAAAATGGGATTTATTAGAAATCTGGAAGTTCATGAAATTATTTCTCAAATATTTTTAGCAAAAAAGGAATTAGCTGATAAAAAGCTGACAAATATCGTGTTCATGGGAATGGGAGAACCACTCGATAATTTCGAAAATTTGATCAAATCGATCAAAATCCTGCAACTTGATGATTGCTTCCAATTTAGTCCGAGAAGGATGACGGTTTCTACTTGCGGTTTGATTCCTGAAATCAGAAAACTTGCTGATATTGGTTTGAAAGTGAAACTGGCAATATCTCTGAATTCTGCGATTCAAAGTAAACGGGAAGAATTGATGCCGGTCAGCAAAGTCTATCCGCTAACAGAATTAAAAGAAGCATTGCTTGATTTTAGAAAAAAATCTAACTATCGCATCACTTTTGAATATATCATGATCAAAGATTTTAATATGGGTAAAGAAGACATTAAAGCTTTAATCAAATTTCTGGGAGATATTTCCTGCAAATTAAATTTAATTGCCTGGAATGAAGTTGAGGATTTACCTTTTCAAACTCCATCTCAAATAGAGATAGATAGATTCTCTCAATCTTTGAGTGTTTTACAATCAGCTGTAACTTTTCGTAAAAGCAGAGGTTTGGAGATTGGTGCTGCCTGCGGACAATTAGTAACACAAACCTCCGGTTTGTAAATGTCATCTTGTTCCCAAACTCCTGTTTGGGAACATAATCAATTTCAAAAAGGATTTTCAGATTCATTCCCAAACCGGAGTTTGGGAACGAGAACGGAAACTTCCGGTTTGTGAGAGTAAATCGATTTTCCAAAATCGATATTTGAACAAGATTGGAATCTTGTTTTACAAAAAGGTGGTATTTCCATGGAAAATATAAACATCGAACAATTAGCCAAAATGATCGATCATACGGAATTGAAATCCAGTTCCGGCGAGAAGAAAATATTGAATTTGTGTAATGAAGCAAAAACTTTCGGTTTTATTTCGGTCTGCATAAATCCTGCTTATGTAAAATTTGCGTATGAACAACTTAAAGACAGCGAAGTATTGGTTTGCAGTGTTGTCGGTTTCCCGCTCGGAATGAACACTAGTGATTTAAAAGCTTTAGAAGCTGAAA
Above is a window of Candidatus Cloacimonadota bacterium DNA encoding:
- the rlmN gene encoding 23S rRNA (adenine(2503)-C(2))-methyltransferase RlmN, whose translation is MKPHIFELLPRELENYFLSKKEKKYRAKQTCDWIYKKQEIDFHKMSTISADLKDRLINDFDCYLPKIIKKNIAQDGTSKYLLELRDSNKIEMVLIPFKEKNTLCVSTQVGCKWDCSFCATGKMGFIRNLEVHEIISQIFLAKKELADKKLTNIVFMGMGEPLDNFENLIKSIKILQLDDCFQFSPRRMTVSTCGLIPEIRKLADIGLKVKLAISLNSAIQSKREELMPVSKVYPLTELKEALLDFRKKSNYRITFEYIMIKDFNMGKEDIKALIKFLGDISCKLNLIAWNEVEDLPFQTPSQIEIDRFSQSLSVLQSAVTFRKSRGLEIGAACGQLVTQTSGL
- a CDS encoding Tpl protein, which gives rise to MQEFIEVVFRSKRIGYFYNPKNLELAPDTDVVVKVERGEDIGKVINCSIFSEELENKFNKNEIGKVFRIATEEDYKQLDRVYKKEKEVTEKFQKLMDKYPFEMKHQDTYYQLDGNKLTFFFSADGRVDFRDFVRELATEFKTRIELHQTTGREDAKRYGGLGICGRPFCCVSWLKKFNQVSIQMAKDQNLLSNLSKISGSCGRLLCCLQYEEDFYLERATQFPKINSRIILNGETRIVLKNDYYNNKIYLSSEDKQTTIISLAEYKSLKKVKKGS